From a region of the Triticum aestivum cultivar Chinese Spring chromosome 7D, IWGSC CS RefSeq v2.1, whole genome shotgun sequence genome:
- the LOC123170585 gene encoding predicted GPI-anchored protein 58, with product MAHSVGLVVLLLAVVALAAQPPAPAASAKAPASVNEKTAKAPTAANAASVATPKAEPAKTATPARAPAKGSGAESPSKGATSAKAPASSSKDSASSPSEAEAAETPDGGDADPEDDSSAATPSSSSSDDDSNTDDDSPPGPASSPDSDSPADSPDPAADDENGSVGVRSGVVASVVAVATSASVVLLF from the coding sequence ATGGCACACTCTGTcggcctcgtcgtcctcctcctcgccgtcgtggcGCTCGCCGCCCAGCCTCCGGCTCCGGCGGCCTCCGCAAAGGCTCCTGCTTCGGTCAACGAAAAGACAGCGAAAGCGCCCACGGCGGCGAACGCAGCGTCCGTGGCTACTCCGAAGGCTGAACCGGCCAAGACAGCGACGCCCGCCCGTGCGCCCGCGAAGGGGTCCGGCGCCGAGTCGCCGAGCAAAGGCGCCACGTCGGCGAAGGCCCCGGCCAGTTCATCCAAGGATTCCGCGTCGAGCCCGTCCGAAGCCGAAGCCGCCGAGACTCCGGACGGCGGCGACGCCGACCCCGAGGATGATTCATCCGCCGCGacgccgtcctcctcgtcgtcggacgaTGACTCCAACACAGACGACGACAGCCCGCCAGGGCCCGCCAGCTCGCCAGACTCAGACTCGCCAGCTGACTCGCCTGACCCCGCCGCAGACGACGAGAATGGCAGCGTCGGCGTGAGGAGTGGCGTGGTGGCTTCCGTCGTGGCCGTGGCCACCTCAGCCTCCGTCGTGCTTTTATTTTAG